From the genome of Parasteatoda tepidariorum isolate YZ-2023 chromosome X1, CAS_Ptep_4.0, whole genome shotgun sequence, one region includes:
- the LOC122270979 gene encoding zinc finger BED domain-containing protein 5-like has translation MDKWLIKIPTNKSATPSQPSCSASNPTSSKTKKRKYDESYLQYGFTCSSHNNEEQPVCLICKEVLAAESMKPSKLQRHLNTKHATLSKKPIEYFERLLQTSNKEKNTLEKYVTLNDKYLLASYEVSYLIAKTKKPFTIGEQLLLPAAIRMSEIVHGKQYAAEISKIPLSNDTVSKRISDISNDQFQQLLMRLKDSSKFAIQLDESTDISKMAQLLLFVRYIYEGSIHEDILFCRPLEGHTRGKDIYKKVNEFFEKEGLNWKNCVGVCTDGAAAMTGQDLGFTAFVKAGNDHITFTHCMIHREALVVKKIAPELNTVFFDAVKIINFIKSRALNSRLFKNLCIDMDSDYTSLLLHAEVRWLSRGRSLKRLLTLKDEVLIFLTEQNSNLADYFQDNLWLLKLCYLADIFDKINDMNLSMQGVCVNMFMLKNKLEAFVKKILIWKNRVESGSLEMFPFTDEYIISNNISKKDTPITKIIVNHLKDMEVYMHRYFPNDIDTQQWICNPFSIEMEEINFLNLKAQEEFAELTSDTTLRLRFSQVPVHEFWIEIKSEYPLLSEMAMNKLLPFCTTYLCESAFSTLTYIKSKYRSTLINVENLLRSALTQIEPRFNYLCKNKQSHPSH, from the coding sequence ATGGATAAATGGCTAATTAAAATTCCAACTAATAAGTCTGCCACGCCGTCACAACCAAGTTGCAGTGCTTCAAATCCGACTtctagcaaaacaaaaaaaagaaaatatgacgAATCATATTTGCAGTATGGCTTCACATGCTCTTCTCACAACAATGAAGAACAACCAGTGTGCTTAATTTGCAAAGAAGTTTTGGCTGCAGAAAGCATGAAACCGTCAAAACTGCAACGACATTTGAATACTAAACATGCAACGTTATCAAAAAAGCCAATAGAATATTTTGAGCGTCTTTTGCAAAcatcaaataaagaaaagaacacTTTGGAGAAGTATGTTACTTTGAATGATAAATATCTATTGGCATCGTATGAAGTTTCGTATTTGATAGCAAAAACGAAAAAGCCTTTTACTATTGGAGAGCAACTTTTACTACCTGCAGCTATAAGAATGTCTGAAATTGTTCATGGAAAACAGTATGCTGCTGAAATTAGTAAAATTCCATTATCAAATGACACTGTGTCCAAAAGAATTTCAGACATTAGCAATGATCAATTTCAACAGCTTCTTATGAGGCTTAAAGACAGCTCAAAGTTTGCAATACAACTGGACGAGTCGACAGACATTTCAAAAATGGCACAGTTGTTACTTTTTGTAAGATATATTTATGAGGGAAGCATTCATGAAGATATACTGTTTTGTCGTCCTCTGGAAGGTCATACTCGTggaaaagatatatataaaaaagtaaatgagttttttgaaaaagaaggattaaattggaaaaattgtgTTGGTGTGTGCACGGACGGTGCTGCAGCAATGACCGGACAAGATCTTGGTTTTACAGCATTTGTTAAAGCTGGAAATGATCATATTACATTTACACATTGTATGATTCACCGAGAGGCacttgttgttaaaaaaattgcaccagAATTAAACACTGTGTTTTTTGATGCAGTCAAAatcattaactttattaaaagtcgagcacttaatagtcgattgtttaaaaatttgtgcattGATATGGATTCGGATTATACAAGTTTATTGCTACATGCTGAAGTTAGGTGGCTATCAAGAGGTCGAAGTTTGAAAcgattattaactttaaaagatgAAGTTCTTATATTTCTAACAGAGCAAAATTCTAATTTGGCCGattattttcaagataatttaTGGCTTCTCAAGCTATGCTATTTGGcagatatttttgataaaatcaatGATATGAATTTATCAATGCAGGGAGTCTGCGTTAATatgtttatgttaaaaaataaacttgaggcctttgttaaaaaaattcttatatggAAGAACAGAGTGGAAAGTGGATCGCTCGAAATGTTTCCATTTACTGACGAGTATATAATTagtaacaatatttcaaaaaaagatactcctataacaaaaattatagttaatcaTTTGAAGGATATGGAAGTTTACATGCATAGGTATTTTCCCAATGATATCGATACACAACAATGGATTTGCAATccattttcaattgaaatggaagaaattaattttttaaacttaaaagcaCAAGAAGAATTTGCCGAATTAACAAGTGATACTACCTTGCGACTTAGATTTTCTCAAGTGCCTGTGCATGAATTTTGGATAGAAATCAAATCAGAATATCCCCTACTATCGGAAATGGCAATGAACAAATTACTGccattttgtacaacatatttATGTGAATCAGCCTTTTCCACATTAActtacataaaatcaaaataccgTTCAACTTTAATAaacgttgaaaatttattacgaTCTGCACTAACTCAAATTGAGCctagatttaattatttgtgtaaaaataaacaatcacaTCCGTcacattaa